A single window of Chitinophaga sp. XS-30 DNA harbors:
- a CDS encoding S1/P1 nuclease, translating to MGKYSLKGFMALVLITGTLSAKAWGPVGHRVIAEIASMHLTPKAQQAIRAIIGQETLAMIANWPDFIKSDTTGIYNHTSTWHYLDFPGHCTREEYDRLLAAAKGENLYSQTMAMIRELKDPSTPADRRRFALSFLVHMIGDMHMPLHVGRDEDMGGNKISVTWFDRPTNLHRVWDEHLIDFQQYSYTEYAGLLNRVVTKHKRAALQAGSVQDWMWESHVLSDKIYDRTNAGDKLSYRYNFLFMEDLNAQLTKGGFRLAKILNEAFK from the coding sequence ATGGGAAAGTATTCTTTAAAAGGGTTCATGGCATTGGTGCTGATAACCGGCACCTTGTCCGCCAAAGCATGGGGCCCGGTGGGCCACCGCGTCATAGCCGAGATCGCGTCCATGCATCTTACACCGAAGGCGCAGCAGGCCATCCGCGCCATCATCGGGCAGGAAACGCTGGCTATGATCGCCAACTGGCCGGATTTCATCAAATCTGATACCACAGGCATTTACAATCATACTTCCACCTGGCATTATCTTGATTTCCCCGGTCATTGTACACGGGAGGAATATGACCGGCTGCTGGCCGCAGCCAAAGGGGAGAATCTGTACAGCCAGACCATGGCCATGATCCGGGAGCTGAAAGATCCCTCAACCCCGGCGGACCGGCGGCGGTTTGCACTGAGCTTCCTCGTGCATATGATCGGCGATATGCACATGCCGCTCCATGTAGGCCGGGATGAAGATATGGGCGGCAACAAGATCTCCGTGACCTGGTTCGACCGGCCCACCAATCTCCACCGGGTATGGGACGAGCACCTGATAGACTTCCAGCAATACAGTTATACCGAGTACGCGGGGCTGCTGAACCGGGTGGTGACAAAGCACAAACGGGCCGCCCTGCAAGCCGGCAGCGTGCAGGACTGGATGTGGGAATCCCATGTGTTGTCTGACAAAATCTACGACCGCACCAATGCCGGGGACAAACTGAGCTACCGCTACAACTTCCTGTTTATGGAAGATTTGAATGCCCAGCTGACAAAAGGCGGCTTCCGGCTGGCGAAGATATTGAACGAGGCATTTAAATGA
- the uvrB gene encoding excinuclease ABC subunit UvrB, whose amino-acid sequence MPFKLHAPYQPAGDQPEAIRQLTEGLQDGERYQTLLGVTGSGKTFTVANVIQNVQKPTLVLTHNKTLVAQLYGEFKQFFPENAVEYFVSYYDYYQPEAYMPVSDTYIEKDLAINEELDKLRLRATSNLLSGRRDIIVVASVSCIYGMGNPTDFENGIIRLHKGLTIGRNTLLHGLVNALYTRTTGDFNRGNFRVQGDTVDINLPYVDYGYRITFFGDEIEEIESFDVNNGKRIGVLDTAAIFPANLYLAPKDMMVQILHEIQDELTAQVEYFKANGKLIEAQRLSERVNYDVEMIRELGYCSGIENYSRFLDRRRPGTRPFCLLDYFPKDFLLMIDESHVTIPQVSGMYGGDRSRKLTLVDFGFRLPSALDNRPLNFHEFENLLNQTIFVSATPGEYELQQTEGVVIEQIVRPTGLLDPPIEVRPSKNQVDDLLDEIDKRVLKGDRVLVTTLTKRMAEEMDKYLHRINIKSRYIHSEVDTLERVEILRDLRLGNIDVLVGVNLLREGLDLPEVSLVAILDADKEGFLRDERSLTQTAGRAARNVDGMVIFYADKVTDSMQRTIDETDRRREKQRKYNELHGITPMTVRKSKEQIMGQTSVLEIRHFDDSSPYAVHDEMAIVAEDAAVYNQDTIKSIPQMEKSIARVRKDMEKAAKDLDFMEAARLRDQMFTMQQDLENMKRK is encoded by the coding sequence ATGCCATTCAAGCTCCATGCACCATATCAGCCAGCCGGCGACCAGCCGGAAGCCATCCGCCAGTTGACCGAAGGCCTCCAGGATGGCGAAAGGTACCAGACCCTGCTCGGTGTCACCGGCTCGGGAAAAACGTTTACGGTAGCCAATGTGATCCAGAACGTACAGAAACCGACCCTGGTGCTGACGCATAACAAGACCCTCGTTGCCCAGCTCTATGGTGAGTTCAAACAGTTCTTTCCCGAAAATGCCGTGGAGTACTTCGTGAGCTACTATGATTACTATCAGCCCGAGGCTTATATGCCTGTCAGCGATACCTATATTGAAAAAGACCTGGCCATAAATGAGGAGCTGGACAAGCTCCGCCTCCGCGCAACGTCCAACCTGCTGTCCGGCAGGCGGGATATTATTGTGGTGGCCAGCGTATCCTGTATATATGGTATGGGTAACCCTACCGACTTTGAAAATGGCATCATCCGGCTGCACAAGGGGCTCACGATCGGCCGCAACACCCTCCTGCACGGACTGGTCAATGCCCTCTATACCCGCACCACCGGCGATTTCAACCGGGGTAATTTCCGGGTGCAGGGCGATACAGTGGACATCAACCTGCCGTATGTGGATTACGGTTACCGCATCACCTTCTTCGGGGATGAGATCGAGGAGATCGAGAGTTTTGATGTGAACAACGGTAAACGGATCGGCGTGCTGGATACGGCCGCCATCTTCCCCGCAAACCTTTACCTGGCCCCGAAGGATATGATGGTGCAGATACTGCACGAAATACAGGACGAATTGACGGCCCAGGTGGAATATTTCAAGGCGAACGGCAAACTGATCGAAGCGCAACGGTTATCTGAACGGGTGAATTATGATGTGGAAATGATCCGGGAACTCGGTTATTGCAGCGGTATCGAGAACTATTCCCGGTTCCTGGACCGCCGCCGCCCCGGTACGCGCCCGTTCTGCCTGCTGGATTACTTCCCGAAAGATTTCCTGCTGATGATAGATGAAAGCCATGTGACCATCCCCCAGGTCAGCGGGATGTACGGGGGAGACCGCTCCCGCAAGCTGACGCTGGTGGATTTCGGGTTCCGGCTGCCCTCCGCGCTGGATAACCGCCCCCTGAACTTTCATGAATTCGAGAACCTGCTGAACCAGACCATCTTTGTAAGTGCCACCCCCGGTGAGTACGAGCTGCAGCAAACAGAAGGCGTGGTTATTGAGCAGATCGTGCGGCCCACCGGCCTGCTGGACCCGCCGATTGAAGTGCGGCCCAGCAAGAACCAGGTAGATGACCTGCTGGATGAAATTGACAAGAGAGTGCTGAAGGGAGACCGCGTGCTGGTGACCACGCTCACGAAGCGCATGGCCGAGGAAATGGACAAATACCTGCATCGTATCAATATTAAATCCAGGTACATCCACTCGGAAGTGGACACCCTGGAACGTGTGGAGATCCTCCGGGACCTGCGGCTCGGGAATATAGATGTGCTGGTAGGGGTCAATCTGCTGAGGGAAGGGCTTGACCTGCCCGAAGTTTCCCTGGTGGCTATCCTGGATGCGGACAAGGAAGGGTTTCTGCGCGATGAACGCTCCCTGACGCAGACCGCAGGCCGTGCGGCCCGGAATGTGGATGGCATGGTGATCTTTTATGCAGACAAGGTCACGGACAGCATGCAGCGCACCATCGATGAAACTGACCGCCGGCGGGAGAAACAACGGAAATATAATGAGCTGCACGGTATTACGCCCATGACCGTACGAAAATCCAAAGAGCAGATCATGGGGCAGACCTCCGTGCTGGAAATTCGTCATTTCGATGATTCATCACCCTATGCCGTGCACGATGAAATGGCCATAGTGGCCGAAGATGCAGCCGTGTATAATCAGGATACGATCAAAAGCATCCCGCAAATGGAGAAGTCTATTGCCAGGGTGCGGAAAGACATGGAAAAGGCCGCAAAAGACCTCGATTTTATGGAGGCGGCCCGCCTCCGGGATCAGATGTTCACCATGCAGCAGGATCTGGAAAATATGAAGCGGAAATAG